A region of the Micromonospora sediminicola genome:
TGGTGTTGCTGACCGCCGAGCCGACCCCGGCCTTCTCCCGGGGCAGCGCCGACATGATCGACTCGGTGGCCGGCGGCATGATGTTGGCCATGCCGGCGCCCTGGACGAAGCCCAGCGCCGAGAAGATCCAGATCGGCGTGTCCGCGTCGATGAAGACGAACGCGGCGAGCGCGATCGTGGTGAGCAGCAGCCCGACCGCGGCCACCGTCCGGCCGCCGTAGCGGCGGACCATGGCCGCGCTGCGCGGCGCGAAGATCAGCTGCGCGGCCGCGAACGGCAGGAACAGCAGGCCGCTCTCCAGCGGGCTGTAGCCGCGCACCAGCTGCAGGTAGAACGCGCCGAAGAACATCACGCCCATGGCGGCGAAGAAGACCAGGCCGACCAGGGCCACCGGGGCGGCGAACCGGGGCACCCGGAACAGCCGCACGTCCAGCGACGGGTGGTCGCTGCGCAGCTCGTGGGCCACGAACCAGCCGAGCACCGCCAGGCCGCCGACGACCGCCACCCAGACCTGCGGCCGGCCGAAGCCGTGCTCGCCGCCGTCGATGATGCCGTAGGTGAGGGCGACCAGGCCGACCACGGACAGGAGGACGCCGAGCAGGTCGACCCGGCCGGGCGAGGGATCGCGGGACTCGGGCACCAGCACCGCGACCAGCACCACGCCGAGCACCACCACCGGCACGTTGATCAGGAAGACCGAACCCCACCAGTAGTGCTCCAGGAGCGCGCCGCCGAGCACCGGGCCGATCGCCACGGCGAGGCCGACCGCGCCGGCCCAGACCCCGATCGCCTTGGCCCGCTCGCGGGGGTCGAACACGTTGGAGATGATCGAGAGCGTCACCGGCATGATGGCCGCGCCGCCGACGCCCATCAGCGCCCGGGCGGCGATCAGCTGCGCCGGGTCCTGCGCGTACGCCGACAGCAGCGAGGCGAGCCCGAACAGCGCCAGCCCGAAGATGAGGAAGCGGCGGCGGCCGAGCCGGTCGCCGAGCACGCCGAAGGTGAACAGCAGGCCGGCGAAGACGAGCGTGTAGGAGTTGATCGCCCACTCCAGCTCGCCCTGGCTGGCGCCGAGGCCGTGCACCGGGTCGGCGAGGGTGCGCAGCGCGACGTTGAGGATCGTGTTGTCGAGGACGACCACGAGGAGGCTGATCACCAGCACCCCGAGGATCGCCCACCTCCTCGGGTGTCCGGTGTTCTCGTGCGGTTCCATTCGGGTTCTCCCCCCGGCTCACCCGCGTCGGAATACGATACGGGGCAGACTCGTAACGCAGCCGAGCGTAGGTGAGCGGGTTTCGATACGGAACCGGTTCGTATCGAATGTGCGCCAGGTCACGGTCAGGCGGGCGGGCCGGCGGCCAGCGCCAGCCGGAGCACCGCGTCGCGCACCGGCAGCAGGCGCCGGGCCTGGGAGAGTCGGCCCGCCCACCGCGCGCCGGCCGCGATCCGCTGGGTGGGCCGCCGGCGGCGCCGGTCGTACGCCCGCAGCCCGGCCGGCAGGTCGTCGGCGGCGCGCAGGCAGTCGGCCAGCGCCACCGCGTCGATCAGCGCCTGACAGGCGCCCTGCCCGAGGTCCGGCGTCATGGCGTGCGCGGCGTCGCCCAGCAGCACCGTCCGGTCGCCCACGTAGGACGGCAACGGGGTCAGGTCGCGGATCTCGTGCCGGAGGATCCCGTCGGGCGTGAGGGCGTCGAGCACCTGCGGCACCGGCCGGTGCCAGTCACCGAAGAGCCGACGCAGCTCGGCCCGGTCGTCCGTCGGCGCGGGATGCCCCTCGGGCAGGCTCACCGCGGCGTACCAGTTGGTGCGCCCCGGGCCCGCGGGCGTGAGCCCGAACTTGCGCCCCCTCCCCCAGGTCTCGCCGCCCTCGGGCACCTCCGTGTCGACCACGCCCCGCCAGGCCACCGCGCCGGCGTGGCGCAGCGGGTAGCGGTCGCCGTGCAGGGCGACGCGGACCACGCTGTTGATCCCGTCCGCGCCGACCACGAGGTCGTACGCGTCGAGCAGGGCGCGCGGGTCGGTGACCGGGGCGGCGAGGCGCAGCACCGGCCCCGGCAGCGCGGCGGCGAGCACCGCGAGCAGCACCGGCCGGGTGACCAGGTGCACCGGCTCGCCGTGCCGGCGCTCCAGCCGGTCGACGTCGATGGTGGCGATGCGACTGCCGTCCGGCCGCCGGATCGTCCCACCGAGCTGCCGGCGGCCGCGGCGGCGCACCTCGTCACCCACGCCGAGCGCGTCCAGGGCGCGCATCGCCCCGGGCCAGATGCCGAGCCCGGTGCCGGTCTCCGGCAGCCCGGCGGAGCGCTCCAGGACCGTCACCTGCCAGCCGGCGGCGCGCAGCCCGACGCCCGCCGCGAGCCCACCCACACCGCCACCGACCACCACCGCCCGACCGTCCATGCCTGCCACCGTACTACAGATGTAGTCAGCTCCACTACGCCTGTAGTCTGACCCGGTGACCGATCGCCGGCAGCTCCTGCTCGACGCCGCCATCCGGGTGCTCGGCACCCGAGGGCCGCGGCAGCTCACCCACCGGGCGGTGGACGCGGAGGCGGGACTGCCCGAGGGCTCCGCGTCCAACCGGTTCCGCACCCGGGAAGCGCTGGTCGACGGCGTCTTCGAGCGACTGGTCGAGGTGGAGACGCAGACCTGGCAGCGACTCGCCGCGGATCTGCCGCCCGGCGACGTCGACGGGTTCACCCGCGTGCTCGGCCGGCTGGTCCGGCGGTTCACCGACGAGGAGCGGGTGGTCACACTGGCCCGGTACGCGCTGTTCGTGGAGTCAGCCGTGCGGCCCGAGCTGCGCCCCGCCATCGAGGCCGGGCGGGCGCGGCTGGCCGGGTGGGGGGTGCCGCTGCTCACCGCGCTCGGCTCGACCGACCCGTCCGCCCACTTCCGGGCGCTGCTCGCGCTCGTCGACGGGCTCCTCGGCAACCAACTCGCCGCCCCCGACGACAACTTCGACCCGGAGTCCGCCGTCGCCGCCCTCCTGCGCGGCTTCCGGGCCGGCTGACCGGCCGCCACCGCCCGCGGCGCGTGAGCCGCGCGGGACGGATACCGCCTACCGCGCCTCGTCCCGCTGCCGGGCGGCGTCGCGACACGCGGCGAGCGCGTCCGACAGGCTGGTCAGATGCCCGGCCGGCGTGGCCGGCGGCGTGATCCAGCCCGGCCCGGCGCCGTGCACCCGCACCGACGGGAACTCCCGCGCGAAGCGGACCGCGCGGTACGCCCGTCCGGTCATCGGTGTCTGCGACCACACCACCACGGTGTGCGGGCGGGTCCGACGCACCGCGCTGGCCAGCGCCGGCCAGGGCAGCGCGGCGCCGAGCAG
Encoded here:
- a CDS encoding MFS transporter, with product MEPHENTGHPRRWAILGVLVISLLVVVLDNTILNVALRTLADPVHGLGASQGELEWAINSYTLVFAGLLFTFGVLGDRLGRRRFLIFGLALFGLASLLSAYAQDPAQLIAARALMGVGGAAIMPVTLSIISNVFDPRERAKAIGVWAGAVGLAVAIGPVLGGALLEHYWWGSVFLINVPVVVLGVVLVAVLVPESRDPSPGRVDLLGVLLSVVGLVALTYGIIDGGEHGFGRPQVWVAVVGGLAVLGWFVAHELRSDHPSLDVRLFRVPRFAAPVALVGLVFFAAMGVMFFGAFYLQLVRGYSPLESGLLFLPFAAAQLIFAPRSAAMVRRYGGRTVAAVGLLLTTIALAAFVFIDADTPIWIFSALGFVQGAGMANIMPPATESIMSALPREKAGVGSAVSNTIRQVAGALGVAVLGSVLSAVYRDQVAPAVAALPAPVRDAARESVSGAYAVADRLGPAAPRLIDAANDSFVSAMHWAAGVSALVAALGMVIVLRWMPGRPVVAPDAAPATERELAGTA
- a CDS encoding FAD-dependent monooxygenase, translating into MDGRAVVVGGGVGGLAAGVGLRAAGWQVTVLERSAGLPETGTGLGIWPGAMRALDALGVGDEVRRRGRRQLGGTIRRPDGSRIATIDVDRLERRHGEPVHLVTRPVLLAVLAAALPGPVLRLAAPVTDPRALLDAYDLVVGADGINSVVRVALHGDRYPLRHAGAVAWRGVVDTEVPEGGETWGRGRKFGLTPAGPGRTNWYAAVSLPEGHPAPTDDRAELRRLFGDWHRPVPQVLDALTPDGILRHEIRDLTPLPSYVGDRTVLLGDAAHAMTPDLGQGACQALIDAVALADCLRAADDLPAGLRAYDRRRRRPTQRIAAGARWAGRLSQARRLLPVRDAVLRLALAAGPPA
- a CDS encoding TetR/AcrR family transcriptional regulator, with amino-acid sequence MTDRRQLLLDAAIRVLGTRGPRQLTHRAVDAEAGLPEGSASNRFRTREALVDGVFERLVEVETQTWQRLAADLPPGDVDGFTRVLGRLVRRFTDEERVVTLARYALFVESAVRPELRPAIEAGRARLAGWGVPLLTALGSTDPSAHFRALLALVDGLLGNQLAAPDDNFDPESAVAALLRGFRAG